The following coding sequences lie in one Amycolatopsis cihanbeyliensis genomic window:
- a CDS encoding MFS transporter, which translates to MRGSSSPSVPHEVRDFYGRRHRVGVSDRELLGKSRRWMLWAAWAAMLVASLGQYGYGALVPVLGDRHGWTVTHALSVLAIWTCCQSLTVYPVARLRHRLRLAPVVPMAAGAVLTANGLITLGASGGFLVAVLSHAVLGGLGAGLIYGTALGVVAKWYPERPARTSFVSGAFAYGSIPFLVVAGWLVGAGGVDLLLVLSGTAVLLVAGAAAAVLRDPPDGWWPAHIDPRLWAVDKSVNPGLRNNKPAVRRYTPREVLRTRVSALLYLAVACTASVSLFDLAYLALLATRDHAGLPIAAAAVGALAGASGLARLAAGWAGERLGRARLVRRALAAGAVAQLVLLFAGLHGLWWLLLAGAFVAGASAGTCYAVLPGLAEAHFGEHPGLPIFSLFYGAKASGGLVGIGLAMIFADPVGPTLAFPIVAVLSLAGAALVRTLRRPGMPTLLPPSPAG; encoded by the coding sequence ATGCGTGGGTCGAGTTCTCCTTCCGTCCCGCATGAGGTGCGCGACTTCTACGGCAGGCGGCATCGCGTCGGCGTGAGCGACCGGGAGCTGCTCGGGAAGTCCCGGCGCTGGATGCTGTGGGCGGCGTGGGCCGCGATGCTGGTGGCGAGTCTCGGGCAGTACGGCTACGGTGCGCTGGTTCCGGTGCTCGGCGACCGGCACGGTTGGACGGTCACCCACGCGTTGTCCGTGCTCGCGATCTGGACCTGCTGCCAGAGCCTCACCGTGTATCCCGTGGCCAGGCTGCGGCACCGGCTGCGGTTGGCTCCGGTGGTGCCGATGGCCGCGGGCGCGGTGCTCACCGCGAACGGCCTGATCACGCTCGGCGCCTCGGGTGGTTTTCTGGTGGCCGTGCTGAGCCATGCCGTGCTCGGTGGGCTCGGGGCCGGGCTGATCTACGGGACGGCGTTGGGCGTCGTCGCGAAGTGGTACCCGGAGCGACCGGCGCGGACCTCGTTCGTGAGCGGGGCTTTCGCATACGGCTCGATTCCGTTCCTGGTGGTGGCGGGTTGGCTCGTCGGTGCGGGCGGGGTCGATCTGCTGCTCGTGCTGTCCGGGACAGCGGTGCTGCTGGTGGCCGGTGCGGCCGCCGCCGTGCTCCGTGATCCGCCGGACGGCTGGTGGCCCGCGCACATCGACCCGCGACTGTGGGCGGTCGACAAATCGGTCAACCCCGGCTTGCGGAACAACAAACCCGCCGTGCGCCGGTACACCCCCCGCGAGGTGCTGCGGACCCGGGTGTCGGCCCTGCTCTACCTCGCGGTGGCGTGCACCGCATCGGTCTCCCTTTTCGATCTGGCCTACCTGGCCTTGCTGGCCACGCGGGACCACGCGGGGCTACCGATAGCGGCCGCCGCCGTCGGGGCGCTGGCCGGGGCGAGCGGGCTCGCGCGGCTGGCCGCGGGATGGGCGGGGGAGCGGCTCGGCCGGGCGCGGCTGGTTCGGCGCGCGCTCGCGGCGGGGGCCGTGGCCCAACTGGTGTTGCTGTTCGCCGGCCTGCATGGCCTGTGGTGGCTGCTGCTGGCCGGTGCGTTCGTCGCGGGAGCGAGTGCGGGCACGTGCTACGCGGTCCTGCCCGGCCTGGCCGAAGCGCATTTCGGCGAACATCCAGGGCTACCCATCTTCAGCCTGTTCTACGGCGCGAAGGCCTCCGGCGGGTTGGTGGGTATCGGCTTGGCGATGATCTTCGCGGATCCGGTGGGGCCGACGTTGGCCTTTCCCATCGTGGCCGTGCTGAGCCTTGCGGGCGCGGCGCTGGTTCGCACGCTCCGCCGCCCGGGGATGCCGACGTTGCTGCCTCCGTCACCCGCGGGGTAG
- a CDS encoding AbfB domain-containing protein, whose amino-acid sequence MVVAVAICAVPAGLLSPVATADPAQGAPAAQQAEAAEVPDATLQDKVRAASALGIVADDELLVLGDRNFVFELWSRAEGEEVRASAELALGETDSDAACTAWIKNGVHEAVKRDQADELRDAEKARIARELKRNGAMVIGIEPPPEMLVLGYRDFVYELWDRAEGERVKAAALEAFGADEAAQKQFLAEGIREAHEQDQLDAIEEDEQASEEEKARQRARAAKDRAMRSVLGVVPTEGMLDLSDDNFIREVWDRAEPDTEVQAAAVAALRSSDPAVWKQFIEVGIYDADERDKANELREQEEADRKRVLEIKTWAENSLVHPGLAHAAQTALDSGPADVSHFLRYGQYDALVQSLQADTRGVRGWYIRNGEDGPASIHPGEPVPGPEVGTDANWKVIRGLADPECHSMEVVGRPGVYLRQQDLRVKVQPSDGSDQFRADATWCSELGLQGGGVSLESFGQPGRYLRHIDGQLWAANDSGEHWFDNAGLFIYDASWRVHGENPVSTGLLLRWLNDDQIRGRLGWPVDEEQADGDVRWRDYEHGRMYWTGETGAKQMEGPVLTKYVDLGGHRTAIGVPITDQHKTPDGIGRYNHFSHGPGASIYWSPDTGAHLIHGAIRKKWAELGWEKGLFGYPITDELVASDGVGRYNDFDYPDGGSIYWSPDSGAHEIHGAIRSIWKRLGAEQELGYPTTDETKTPDGVGRYNHLTHPDGASIYWSPNSGAHAVRGKIRDKWSALGWERSRLGYPVAGQTESGGVLTQRFQGGRIEHDKETGRTTVHYG is encoded by the coding sequence GTGGTCGTCGCGGTCGCGATCTGTGCGGTCCCGGCGGGACTGCTGAGCCCGGTCGCGACGGCCGATCCGGCGCAGGGCGCCCCGGCCGCCCAGCAGGCGGAGGCAGCCGAGGTGCCGGACGCCACCCTGCAGGACAAGGTCCGGGCGGCCTCGGCGCTGGGGATCGTGGCCGACGATGAGCTGCTGGTGCTCGGCGACCGCAACTTCGTGTTCGAGCTGTGGAGCCGGGCCGAAGGTGAAGAGGTGCGCGCCTCGGCGGAGCTGGCGCTGGGCGAGACGGACTCGGACGCCGCCTGCACGGCGTGGATCAAGAACGGTGTGCACGAGGCGGTCAAGCGGGACCAGGCCGACGAGCTGCGCGACGCGGAGAAGGCGCGGATCGCGCGTGAGCTGAAACGCAACGGCGCGATGGTGATCGGGATCGAACCGCCACCGGAGATGCTGGTGCTGGGCTACCGGGACTTCGTCTACGAGTTGTGGGATCGGGCCGAGGGCGAGCGGGTGAAGGCCGCGGCGCTGGAGGCTTTCGGGGCGGACGAGGCCGCGCAGAAGCAGTTCCTCGCCGAGGGTATCCGCGAGGCACACGAGCAGGACCAACTCGACGCGATCGAGGAGGACGAGCAGGCCTCGGAGGAGGAGAAGGCCCGGCAGCGCGCCCGCGCCGCCAAGGACAGGGCGATGCGCTCGGTGCTCGGTGTGGTGCCCACCGAGGGGATGCTCGACCTCTCCGACGACAACTTCATCCGTGAGGTGTGGGACCGCGCCGAACCGGACACCGAGGTGCAGGCGGCGGCGGTCGCGGCGCTGCGCAGCTCGGACCCGGCGGTGTGGAAGCAGTTCATCGAGGTCGGTATCTACGATGCCGACGAGCGAGACAAGGCCAACGAACTGCGTGAGCAGGAGGAGGCCGACCGCAAGCGGGTCCTGGAGATCAAGACTTGGGCCGAGAACAGCTTGGTGCACCCGGGCTTGGCGCACGCGGCGCAGACGGCGTTGGATTCCGGACCCGCCGATGTGTCGCATTTCCTACGCTACGGTCAGTACGACGCGTTGGTGCAGTCCCTGCAGGCCGACACCCGGGGCGTGCGCGGCTGGTACATCCGTAACGGGGAGGACGGGCCCGCCTCGATCCATCCCGGCGAGCCGGTTCCCGGCCCGGAGGTCGGCACGGACGCCAACTGGAAGGTCATCCGCGGCCTGGCCGACCCGGAGTGCCACTCGATGGAGGTCGTCGGCCGGCCGGGGGTCTACCTGCGGCAGCAGGATCTGCGGGTCAAGGTGCAGCCCAGCGACGGAAGCGACCAGTTCCGCGCGGACGCGACCTGGTGCTCCGAGCTTGGCCTGCAGGGTGGCGGCGTCTCGCTGGAGTCGTTCGGCCAGCCCGGCCGGTACCTGCGGCATATCGACGGCCAGCTGTGGGCCGCCAACGACAGTGGCGAGCACTGGTTCGACAACGCCGGTTTGTTCATCTACGACGCCAGTTGGCGGGTACACGGCGAGAACCCGGTGAGCACCGGCCTGCTGCTGCGGTGGCTGAACGACGACCAGATACGGGGGCGTCTTGGTTGGCCGGTGGACGAGGAGCAGGCGGACGGCGACGTGCGGTGGCGCGACTACGAGCACGGCCGGATGTACTGGACCGGTGAAACCGGGGCCAAGCAGATGGAAGGCCCCGTCCTCACGAAGTACGTCGACCTCGGCGGGCACCGCACGGCGATCGGCGTGCCGATCACCGACCAACACAAGACCCCGGACGGTATCGGCCGGTACAACCACTTCAGCCACGGACCCGGCGCCTCGATCTACTGGTCCCCGGACACCGGGGCGCACCTGATCCACGGCGCGATCCGGAAGAAGTGGGCCGAACTCGGCTGGGAGAAGGGTCTGTTCGGCTACCCGATCACCGATGAGCTCGTTGCCTCCGATGGCGTCGGCCGGTACAACGACTTCGACTACCCGGACGGTGGCTCGATCTACTGGTCCCCGGACAGCGGAGCGCATGAGATCCACGGCGCGATCCGGAGCATCTGGAAGCGGCTCGGTGCCGAACAGGAGCTCGGCTACCCGACCACTGATGAGACCAAGACCCCGGACGGGGTCGGGCGGTACAACCACCTCACCCACCCGGATGGCGCCTCGATCTACTGGTCCCCGAACAGCGGGGCGCATGCGGTGCGGGGCAAGATCCGGGACAAGTGGTCCGCACTCGGCTGGGAGAGGTCGCGGCTGGGCTACCCAGTCGCCGGGCAGACCGAATCCGGGGGTGTGCTGACCCAGCGGTTCCAGGGTGGCCGGATCGAGCACGACAAGGAGACCGGCCGGACCACCGTGCACTACGGATAA
- a CDS encoding amino acid ABC transporter ATP-binding protein, whose protein sequence is MIKAAAVNKFFGDLHVLKDINMEVPRGQVVVVLGPSGSGKSTLCRAINRLEPIDSGDIEVDGQPLPAEGKALAALRADVGMVFQQFNLFAHKTILDNVTLGPVKVRKVSGEEARTTAMELLERVGITNQAEKYPAQLSGGQQQRAAIARALAMQPKVMLFDEPTSALDPEMVQEVLDTMTGLAKDGMTMLVVTHEMGFARKAAHRVMFMSDGEIVEDSTPSEFFTAPKSDRAKDFLGKILTH, encoded by the coding sequence ATGATCAAGGCGGCAGCCGTGAACAAGTTCTTCGGCGACCTGCATGTGCTCAAGGACATCAACATGGAGGTCCCGCGAGGGCAGGTCGTCGTCGTGCTCGGGCCTTCGGGCTCCGGCAAGTCCACCCTGTGCCGGGCGATCAACCGGCTGGAGCCGATCGACTCCGGGGACATCGAGGTGGACGGCCAGCCGCTGCCGGCGGAGGGCAAGGCGCTCGCGGCGCTGCGCGCGGACGTCGGGATGGTGTTCCAGCAGTTCAACCTGTTCGCGCACAAGACGATCCTGGACAACGTCACGCTCGGGCCGGTCAAGGTACGCAAGGTGTCCGGCGAGGAAGCCCGCACGACCGCGATGGAACTGCTGGAGCGAGTCGGCATCACGAACCAGGCGGAGAAGTACCCCGCCCAGTTGTCCGGTGGTCAACAGCAGCGGGCGGCGATCGCCAGGGCGCTGGCCATGCAGCCGAAGGTGATGCTGTTCGACGAGCCGACCTCGGCTCTCGACCCGGAGATGGTCCAGGAGGTACTGGACACCATGACCGGCCTCGCCAAGGACGGAATGACCATGCTCGTGGTCACCCATGAGATGGGTTTCGCCCGGAAGGCCGCGCATCGGGTCATGTTCATGTCCGATGGTGAGATCGTCGAGGACTCGACCCCGAGCGAGTTCTTCACCGCGCCGAAATCGGATCGCGCGAAGGACTTTCTCGGCAAGATCCTTACCCACTAG
- the sucD gene encoding succinate--CoA ligase subunit alpha encodes MAIFLNSDSKVIVQGLTGSEGMKHATKMLASGTTIVGGVNARKAGQSVTVNDRDLTVYGTVAEAMTATGADVSVIFVPPTFAKDAVIEAIDAGIGLAVVITEGIPVHDAAAFWAHAVATGNTTRIIGPNCPGIISPGQSNAGIIPADITDTGRIGLVSKSGTLTYQMMYELRDIGFSTAIGIGGDPIIGTTHIDALAAFEDDPDTDVIVMIGEIGGDAEERAADYIHHHISKPVVGYVAGFTAPEGKTMGHAGAIVSGSSGTAHAKKQALETAGVKVGKTPTETAEHARELMAETPRPHGGH; translated from the coding sequence ATGGCGATTTTTCTCAACAGTGACAGCAAGGTGATCGTGCAGGGCCTGACCGGCTCGGAGGGGATGAAGCACGCCACCAAGATGCTGGCCTCCGGCACCACGATCGTGGGTGGGGTCAACGCCCGCAAGGCCGGGCAGAGCGTCACCGTCAACGACCGGGACCTGACGGTGTACGGCACGGTGGCCGAGGCCATGACCGCCACCGGCGCCGACGTCAGCGTGATCTTCGTGCCCCCGACGTTCGCCAAGGACGCGGTGATCGAGGCCATCGACGCCGGCATCGGCCTGGCCGTGGTGATCACCGAGGGCATCCCGGTGCACGACGCGGCCGCCTTCTGGGCCCACGCCGTCGCCACCGGCAACACCACCCGCATCATCGGCCCCAACTGCCCCGGGATCATCTCCCCCGGCCAGTCCAACGCCGGCATCATCCCCGCCGACATCACCGACACCGGCCGCATCGGCCTGGTGTCCAAGTCCGGCACCCTGACCTACCAGATGATGTACGAACTGCGGGACATCGGGTTCTCCACCGCCATCGGCATCGGCGGCGACCCCATCATCGGCACCACCCACATCGACGCCCTGGCCGCCTTCGAGGACGACCCCGACACCGACGTCATCGTCATGATCGGCGAGATCGGCGGCGACGCCGAAGAACGCGCAGCCGACTACATCCACCACCACATCAGCAAACCCGTCGTGGGCTACGTCGCCGGCTTCACCGCCCCCGAAGGCAAAACCATGGGCCACGCCGGCGCCATCGTCTCCGGCTCCAGCGGCACCGCCCACGCCAAAAAACAAGCCCTCGAAACCGCCGGCGTCAAAGTCGGCAAAACACCCACCGAAACCGCCGAACACGCCCGCGAACTGATGGCCGAGACCCCTCGCCCACACGGTGGCCACTAG
- a CDS encoding pyridoxal phosphate-dependent aminotransferase: MRLARRMNRLGTESAFEVLAKARALEKDGRKIIHLEIGEPDFDTPAHIIAAAQQALSEGHTHYVPAPGIPELRNAVADFLTRNERLAAAPEQVVVTPGAKPIMFFTILALCEEGDEVLYPDPGFPMYASIARFAGATPVAIPLRESHDFTIDPEELDSLVTDRTKLLILNSPHNPCGSSLTREQVEAIAEIALRRNLLVLSDEVYWALRYGGEQHSVLDVPGMAERTILLDGWSKTFAMTGWRLGFGVFPTALVEPITRLAINSVSCTSAFSQHAAIAALTGPWDEVERMRSTFAHRREVITSGLNAIPGISCVRPGGAFYAFANVTELGRTAAELSDLLLERAGVAVTPGTAFGGYGEGYIRFSYASSTDNISAALAAVERVVRAELPG; this comes from the coding sequence ATGCGGCTCGCCCGTCGGATGAATCGTCTCGGCACAGAATCGGCCTTCGAGGTGCTGGCCAAGGCCAGAGCGCTGGAAAAGGACGGCCGGAAAATCATTCACCTTGAGATCGGTGAACCGGATTTCGACACGCCGGCCCACATCATCGCCGCCGCGCAGCAGGCGTTGAGCGAGGGGCATACCCACTACGTTCCCGCTCCCGGAATCCCCGAGCTACGAAACGCTGTCGCTGACTTCTTGACACGCAACGAGCGGCTGGCGGCCGCACCCGAGCAGGTCGTCGTCACGCCCGGCGCCAAGCCGATCATGTTCTTCACCATCCTCGCGCTGTGCGAGGAAGGCGACGAGGTACTTTATCCCGACCCGGGTTTTCCCATGTATGCCTCGATAGCCCGGTTCGCCGGTGCCACACCGGTCGCGATACCGCTGCGCGAGTCCCACGACTTCACCATCGATCCCGAAGAGCTGGACTCGCTCGTCACCGACCGCACGAAGTTGCTGATCCTGAACTCCCCGCACAACCCGTGTGGCAGTTCGCTCACCAGGGAGCAGGTCGAGGCCATCGCCGAGATCGCGCTTCGCCGGAACCTCCTCGTTCTCTCCGACGAGGTGTACTGGGCGCTCCGGTACGGCGGCGAGCAGCACAGCGTGCTCGATGTCCCCGGCATGGCCGAGCGGACGATCCTGCTCGACGGCTGGTCGAAGACATTCGCGATGACCGGGTGGCGGTTGGGATTCGGGGTGTTCCCGACCGCCTTGGTGGAACCCATCACCAGGCTCGCGATCAACTCGGTCTCCTGCACCTCGGCCTTCAGCCAGCACGCGGCGATCGCGGCGTTGACCGGCCCGTGGGACGAGGTGGAAAGGATGCGGTCGACGTTCGCCCACCGGCGCGAGGTGATCACCTCCGGCCTGAACGCCATTCCCGGGATCTCCTGCGTACGTCCGGGGGGTGCGTTCTACGCCTTCGCCAACGTCACCGAGCTCGGCAGGACGGCCGCGGAACTGTCCGACCTGTTGCTCGAGCGGGCTGGGGTGGCCGTCACGCCGGGAACCGCGTTCGGTGGGTACGGGGAGGGCTATATCCGGTTCTCCTACGCCAGTTCCACCGACAACATCTCGGCCGCGCTCGCCGCCGTCGAACGAGTCGTGCGCGCTGAACTGCCCGGTTGA
- the helR gene encoding RNA polymerase recycling motor ATPase HelR yields the protein MSTQGYDDELRSERSYVAGLYARLDAERARVRGEYKAALRGNGETPMERDVRVRALATEARRLDVVDNGLCFGRLDTVSGEHSYIGRIGLFDEENEYEPVLLDWRAPAARGFYVATAATPENMRRRRQFHTRGRQVVDFTDEVLGRPGGDDRGDAALLAAVNAPRGDGMRDIVATIQAEQDEIIRLDHPGVLVVEGGPGTGKTVVALHRVAYLLYTHRERMERHGVLVVGPNPAFLNHIGRVLPSLGESDVVFMTTGDLVPGLRVTAEDPPEAARLKGSLKMLDVLAAAVADRQRLPEYPLPIELADVTVRIDAETAEWAREEARASGLPHNEARAVFGEIVTWVLTERAIGRIGRGWLTREDREAWEELRADLLEELAEDDMFAAALDELWPILTPEALLASLYSSPDRLRAAGADQSLSRARGDAWTVSDIPLLDELVDLLGRDKSADRAAERALERERKTEAEYAAGVMDLLVDRKDSMDDEDHLFATDLLFGEDLADRFGERDTRELVERAAADRDWTYRHVVVDEAQELSEMDWRVLMRRCPGRSFTVVGDLAQRRSAAGATSWDTMLEPYVPGRWVYRSLSVNYRTPAEIMSVAAALLAEFTPAVQPPESVRACGVRPWSRRVTEDELPAAVEEFVRDEATREGTSVVIGPPGMPGGMATVPPSETKGLEFDSVLVVEPARILAGGPRGAAELYVALTRATQRLGVLHHGPLPRPLTGLADIGTPTRQEQPLTRGLPRG from the coding sequence GTGTCTACTCAGGGGTACGACGATGAATTGCGGTCCGAGCGGAGCTACGTGGCCGGGCTCTACGCGCGACTCGACGCCGAGCGCGCGCGAGTGAGGGGCGAGTACAAGGCGGCACTGCGGGGAAACGGCGAGACACCCATGGAACGGGACGTCCGGGTGCGTGCGCTGGCCACGGAGGCGCGGCGGCTGGACGTCGTGGACAACGGGCTGTGTTTCGGCCGGTTGGACACCGTTTCGGGCGAACATTCGTATATCGGCCGGATCGGCCTTTTCGACGAGGAGAACGAGTACGAACCGGTGTTGCTCGACTGGCGGGCACCGGCCGCGCGGGGGTTCTACGTCGCCACCGCCGCGACACCGGAGAACATGCGCAGGCGCCGTCAGTTCCACACCCGCGGGCGCCAGGTGGTCGATTTCACCGACGAGGTGCTCGGCCGACCCGGCGGCGACGATCGGGGGGACGCGGCGCTGCTCGCGGCGGTCAACGCGCCGCGCGGTGACGGGATGCGCGACATCGTGGCGACGATCCAGGCCGAGCAGGACGAGATCATCCGGCTCGATCACCCAGGGGTCCTGGTGGTCGAGGGTGGCCCGGGTACGGGGAAGACCGTGGTGGCGCTGCACCGCGTCGCGTACCTGCTCTACACGCACCGGGAGCGGATGGAACGTCATGGCGTGCTCGTGGTCGGGCCCAACCCGGCGTTCCTGAACCACATCGGCCGCGTACTGCCGTCGCTGGGTGAGTCCGACGTGGTGTTCATGACCACCGGCGACCTGGTGCCCGGCCTGCGCGTCACCGCGGAGGACCCCCCGGAAGCAGCGCGGCTCAAGGGTTCGCTGAAGATGCTCGACGTGCTCGCGGCGGCGGTCGCCGACCGGCAGCGGCTGCCGGAGTATCCGCTGCCCATCGAGCTGGCGGACGTCACGGTCCGGATCGACGCCGAGACCGCCGAATGGGCCAGGGAGGAAGCGCGCGCGAGCGGGCTGCCGCACAACGAGGCCCGCGCGGTGTTCGGTGAGATCGTCACGTGGGTGCTCACCGAACGGGCGATAGGCCGGATCGGCCGGGGCTGGCTGACCCGGGAGGACCGCGAAGCATGGGAGGAGCTGCGGGCGGACCTGCTCGAGGAGCTCGCGGAGGACGACATGTTCGCCGCGGCGCTCGACGAGCTCTGGCCGATACTGACGCCGGAGGCGCTGCTGGCGTCGCTGTACTCCTCCCCCGACCGGCTACGGGCGGCCGGAGCCGACCAGTCGTTGTCGCGGGCACGCGGCGACGCCTGGACGGTATCGGACATACCGCTGCTCGACGAGCTGGTCGACCTGCTGGGCCGCGACAAGTCGGCCGACCGGGCCGCCGAGCGGGCCCTCGAGCGGGAACGGAAGACCGAGGCCGAGTACGCCGCCGGCGTGATGGACCTGCTCGTCGACCGCAAGGACTCGATGGACGACGAGGACCACCTGTTCGCCACGGACCTGCTCTTCGGCGAGGACCTGGCCGACCGGTTCGGCGAGCGCGACACCCGTGAACTCGTCGAGCGCGCCGCCGCGGACCGGGACTGGACCTACCGGCACGTCGTGGTCGACGAGGCCCAAGAGCTGTCCGAGATGGACTGGCGGGTGCTGATGCGGCGCTGCCCCGGCCGATCCTTCACGGTGGTCGGCGACCTCGCCCAACGCCGGTCGGCGGCCGGAGCGACATCGTGGGACACGATGCTGGAGCCGTACGTGCCGGGCCGTTGGGTCTACCGGTCGCTGTCGGTGAACTACCGCACCCCGGCGGAGATCATGAGCGTCGCCGCCGCGCTGCTCGCCGAGTTCACACCCGCGGTCCAGCCACCGGAGTCGGTCCGCGCGTGCGGCGTCCGGCCATGGTCCAGGCGGGTCACCGAGGACGAGCTGCCCGCTGCCGTCGAGGAGTTCGTACGGGACGAAGCCACACGCGAAGGCACCAGCGTCGTGATCGGGCCACCGGGTATGCCGGGCGGGATGGCGACTGTGCCGCCCTCGGAGACGAAGGGCCTGGAGTTCGACTCCGTCCTGGTCGTGGAACCGGCGAGGATCCTCGCCGGCGGCCCGCGCGGCGCGGCCGAACTCTACGTCGCCCTCACCCGCGCCACCCAGCGGCTCGGCGTCCTGCACCACGGCCCATTGCCGCGGCCCCTGACCGGACTCGCCGATATCGGGACACCCACGAGGCAGGAACAACCGCTCACCCGCGGCCTACCCCGCGGGTGA
- the miaB gene encoding tRNA (N6-isopentenyl adenosine(37)-C2)-methylthiotransferase MiaB, which yields MTRSYQIRTFGCQMNVHDSERLAGQLEDAGYVPADGGTPDVVVFNTCAVRENADNKLYGNLGHLRQVKGTNPGMQIAVGGCLAQKDRGEIVKRAPWVDVVFGTHNIGSLPVLLERARHNAEAEVEILESLETFPSTLPARRDSAYSGWVSISVGCNNTCTFCIVPSLRGKERDRRPGEILAEVGALVAEGVLEVTLLGQNVNSYGVEFGERQAFSRLLRSCGAVDGLERVRFTSPHPAAFTDDVIDAMAETPNVCHQLHMPLQSGSDRVLKRMRRSYRAARFLSILDKVRAAMPDAAITTDIIVGFPGETEEDFQQTLDVVRQARFSSAFTFQYSKRPGTPAAEMEGQLPKEVVQERYDRLVELQDEIAWAENRKLVGRKVELLVASGEGRKNTETLRMSGRARDGRLVHFTPRGPAVDRSVRPGDIVEAVVTYGAPHYLVADGDLLTHRRTRAGDNTEAGTRPKTSGVTLGLPSFGQPAAQPAPAQDGCSR from the coding sequence GTGACCCGCAGCTACCAGATCCGCACGTTCGGCTGTCAGATGAACGTGCACGACTCCGAGCGCCTGGCCGGCCAACTGGAGGACGCGGGCTACGTTCCTGCGGACGGCGGGACGCCCGACGTCGTCGTGTTCAACACCTGCGCGGTCCGGGAGAACGCGGACAACAAGCTGTACGGCAACCTGGGCCACCTGCGGCAGGTCAAGGGCACCAACCCCGGGATGCAGATCGCGGTGGGCGGCTGCCTCGCGCAGAAGGACAGGGGCGAGATCGTCAAGCGCGCGCCCTGGGTGGACGTGGTCTTCGGCACGCACAACATCGGTTCGCTGCCGGTGCTGCTGGAGCGGGCCCGGCACAATGCCGAGGCGGAGGTCGAGATCCTCGAGTCGCTGGAGACCTTCCCCTCCACCCTGCCCGCCCGGCGCGACTCGGCCTACTCGGGCTGGGTGTCCATCTCGGTCGGTTGTAACAATACGTGCACGTTTTGCATCGTGCCCTCGCTGCGCGGCAAGGAACGCGACCGCCGCCCCGGTGAGATCCTGGCCGAGGTCGGCGCGCTGGTGGCCGAGGGCGTGCTGGAGGTGACCCTGCTCGGGCAGAACGTGAACTCCTACGGCGTGGAGTTCGGCGAGCGCCAGGCCTTCTCCCGGCTGCTGCGTTCCTGCGGCGCGGTGGACGGACTCGAGCGGGTGCGCTTCACCTCGCCGCACCCCGCCGCCTTCACCGACGACGTGATCGACGCGATGGCCGAGACCCCGAACGTGTGCCACCAGCTGCACATGCCGCTGCAGTCCGGCTCGGATCGGGTGCTGAAGCGGATGCGCCGCTCCTACCGCGCGGCGCGCTTCCTCTCCATCCTGGACAAGGTTCGCGCGGCGATGCCGGACGCGGCGATCACCACCGACATCATCGTCGGCTTCCCCGGGGAGACCGAAGAGGACTTCCAGCAAACCCTGGATGTGGTCCGGCAGGCCCGGTTCTCCAGCGCGTTCACCTTCCAGTACTCCAAGCGGCCGGGCACGCCCGCCGCCGAGATGGAAGGGCAGCTGCCGAAGGAGGTCGTGCAGGAACGCTACGACCGGCTGGTCGAGCTGCAGGACGAGATCGCCTGGGCGGAGAATCGGAAGCTGGTCGGCCGGAAGGTGGAGCTGCTGGTGGCCAGCGGGGAGGGCCGGAAGAACACCGAGACCCTCCGGATGAGTGGCCGCGCCAGGGACGGCAGGCTGGTGCACTTCACCCCGCGGGGCCCCGCCGTGGACCGGTCCGTCCGTCCCGGCGACATCGTGGAGGCCGTGGTCACCTACGGTGCGCCGCACTACCTGGTCGCGGACGGTGACCTGCTCACGCACCGCCGTACCAGGGCGGGGGACAACACCGAGGCGGGAACGCGCCCGAAGACCAGCGGGGTGACCCTCGGGTTGCCGTCCTTCGGTCAGCCGGCCGCGCAGCCCGCCCCGGCCCAGGACGGGTGCTCGCGATGA